One region of Aeromicrobium sp. Sec7.5 genomic DNA includes:
- a CDS encoding MATE family efflux transporter, translated as MSRAGARSGTSRQILAVALPAFAALVAEPVMLLADTAMIGHLGTPELAGLAVASVVLTTVVGLCVFLAYGTTSAVARSHGAGREAEAGAQAFGGLWLAASLGVVLALLTATTAGPVTTALASSPEVAGHAATYLRISAAGVPAVLLMLAATGALRGVLDLRTPLVVTVSAGGANVALNAVLIYGLGWGVAGAALGTVVVQWGAAAWLTAAVTRRLRTDGMAGGPRLGPVLDAARAGIPLLVRTGTLRIAILLATAVAATFGDASLAAHQVTATVVTLCAFALDALAIAGQTLTGRALGSGDAELTRDLTDQMVRWGWGVGAAIAVVLAIAAPWIPGAFTSDPDVAAALVPALVAAALVQPLSGAVFVLDGVLIGAGDGRYLAAAGVVVLIAYAPLVLLVGAAGAGLTWVWIAYAGFIGARWITLELRRRSERWMVLGAAGS; from the coding sequence GTGAGCCGGGCCGGGGCCCGATCCGGGACGTCGCGCCAGATCCTCGCGGTCGCCCTCCCGGCGTTTGCCGCGCTCGTGGCCGAGCCGGTCATGCTCCTGGCTGACACCGCGATGATCGGCCACCTCGGCACACCTGAGCTCGCCGGACTCGCGGTGGCCTCAGTCGTCCTGACGACCGTGGTGGGGCTGTGCGTGTTCCTCGCCTACGGCACGACCTCGGCCGTCGCGCGCAGCCACGGGGCCGGCCGCGAGGCCGAGGCGGGCGCCCAGGCCTTCGGTGGCCTCTGGCTCGCGGCGTCGCTCGGTGTCGTGCTCGCACTGCTGACGGCCACGACGGCAGGCCCGGTCACGACCGCGCTCGCCAGCTCACCGGAGGTCGCGGGACACGCGGCGACGTACCTGCGCATCAGCGCAGCCGGGGTGCCCGCCGTGCTGCTGATGCTGGCCGCCACGGGCGCGCTCCGCGGCGTGCTCGACCTCAGGACACCCCTCGTCGTCACGGTGTCGGCCGGCGGCGCCAACGTCGCGCTGAACGCCGTGTTGATCTACGGCCTGGGCTGGGGCGTGGCCGGCGCGGCCCTCGGCACGGTCGTCGTGCAGTGGGGCGCGGCCGCGTGGCTCACCGCCGCGGTCACCCGTCGCCTGCGCACCGATGGAATGGCGGGTGGGCCGCGTCTGGGCCCGGTGCTCGACGCGGCCCGCGCCGGCATCCCCCTGCTCGTGCGGACCGGCACGCTGCGCATCGCGATCCTGCTGGCCACGGCCGTTGCCGCCACGTTCGGGGACGCCTCGCTGGCCGCCCATCAGGTGACGGCGACGGTCGTGACGCTGTGCGCGTTCGCCCTCGACGCGCTCGCGATCGCCGGGCAGACCTTGACCGGCCGGGCCCTCGGCTCCGGGGACGCCGAGCTGACCCGCGACCTCACCGACCAGATGGTGCGCTGGGGATGGGGCGTCGGCGCCGCGATCGCCGTGGTCCTCGCGATCGCAGCGCCCTGGATCCCGGGCGCGTTCACCTCGGACCCGGACGTCGCCGCCGCACTCGTGCCGGCACTCGTCGCCGCCGCACTCGTCCAGCCCCTGTCCGGGGCGGTCTTCGTGCTCGACGGCGTGCTGATCGGCGCGGGCGACGGTCGCTACCTCGCGGCCGCCGGAGTGGTCGTGCTGATCGCGTACGCGCCGCTGGTGCTGCTGGTGGGCGCGGCCGGCGCCGGGTTGACCTGGGTGTGGATCGCGTACGCCGGCTTCATCGGCGCGCGCTGGATCACGCTCGAGCTGCGTCGCCGCAGCGAGCGATGGATGGTGCTGGGCGCCGCCGGGTCCTGA
- a CDS encoding diacylglycerol/lipid kinase family protein, giving the protein MSSPDQRSSSPWTVVVNAAAGSSEGDVVDRVVGALREEVEVEVAHTSGLDDLTAALEQVPSGATVVVLGGDGSVHAVVAALDRVDRLRDVVVGLVPLGTGNDFARTIGLDPTDPVATARDLLGAPERDTDLVRAEDGSIVVNAAHVGVGADAAVAAKPWKERFGIVGYAVGAISSGFSAEGFRGEVHVDGKAVPVRGRLLQVAVGNGGFIGGGTPLLPNADPFDGQLDVVVSWADKPMRRLKYAWKLRSGRHVEGDDTEPLRGTSLSVLVRGSALREGIPGNSDGELTDPTTTHSWTLEPGAWRLLVPTAT; this is encoded by the coding sequence ATGAGCAGCCCAGACCAGCGGTCGTCGTCCCCCTGGACCGTGGTCGTCAACGCCGCGGCCGGCAGCAGCGAGGGCGACGTGGTCGACCGCGTCGTGGGCGCACTCCGCGAGGAGGTCGAGGTCGAGGTCGCCCACACCTCGGGCCTCGACGACCTCACCGCCGCGCTCGAGCAGGTGCCCTCGGGCGCGACCGTCGTCGTGCTCGGCGGTGACGGCAGCGTCCACGCGGTGGTCGCGGCGCTCGACCGGGTCGACCGGCTGCGCGACGTGGTGGTGGGCCTCGTGCCCCTCGGCACCGGGAACGACTTCGCCCGCACGATCGGCCTCGACCCCACCGATCCGGTCGCGACGGCACGCGACCTCCTCGGGGCGCCGGAGCGCGACACCGACCTGGTCCGCGCCGAGGACGGCTCGATCGTCGTCAACGCCGCGCACGTCGGCGTGGGCGCCGACGCCGCCGTCGCGGCCAAGCCGTGGAAGGAGCGCTTCGGCATCGTCGGCTACGCGGTCGGGGCGATCTCCTCGGGCTTCTCGGCCGAGGGCTTCCGCGGCGAGGTGCACGTCGACGGCAAGGCCGTGCCGGTCCGCGGCCGGCTCCTGCAGGTCGCGGTCGGCAACGGGGGATTCATCGGCGGCGGCACACCGCTGCTGCCCAACGCCGACCCGTTCGACGGCCAGCTCGACGTCGTCGTGTCCTGGGCCGACAAGCCGATGCGCCGTCTGAAGTACGCCTGGAAGCTGCGCAGCGGACGGCACGTCGAGGGTGACGACACCGAGCCGCTGCGGGGCACGAGCCTGTCGGTCCTCGTCAGGGGGTCCGCCCTGCGCGAGGGGATCCCGGGCAACAGCGACGGCGAGCTGACCGACCCGACGACGACCCACTCGTGGACCCTCGAGCCCGGCGCCTGGCGTCTGCTGGTGCCCACCGCCACGTGA
- a CDS encoding adenylosuccinate synthase, whose translation MPAVVIVGAQWGDEGKGKATDLLGSRVDYVVKFNGGNNAGHTVVIPQPDGTSEKYALHLLPSGILTPGCVPVIGNGVVVDLDVLFEEIDGLNARGIDTSRLLVSANAHVIADYNRTLDKVTERFLGSRKIGTTGRGIGPTYADKMNRLGVRVQDLFDEKILRAKVEGALELKNQMLTKVYNRRAVSVDEIVEQLLVHADRLAPMVADTPLLLHDALRRDETVLLEAGQATLLDVDHGTYPFVTSSSATTGGACTGSGIAPTEISRVIGIVKAYATRVGEGPFPTELTDDVDPAGDGEKLRTAGGEFGTTTGRPRRTGWYDAPIARYAARINGVTDFVLTKLDVLTGWEQIPVCVAYDVDGERVDEMPMTQTGFHHAKPIYEFFPGWTEDLSAAREFSDLPANAQSYVRELEAISGARISAVGVGPGREETVVLHDLL comes from the coding sequence ATGCCCGCAGTCGTGATCGTCGGCGCCCAGTGGGGCGACGAGGGCAAGGGCAAGGCGACCGATCTGCTCGGGAGTCGTGTCGACTACGTGGTCAAGTTCAACGGCGGCAACAACGCCGGCCACACGGTCGTCATCCCGCAGCCCGACGGCACCTCGGAGAAGTACGCGCTCCACCTGCTGCCCAGCGGCATCCTGACGCCCGGGTGCGTCCCGGTCATCGGCAACGGCGTCGTGGTCGACCTCGACGTCCTGTTCGAGGAGATCGACGGCCTCAACGCCCGCGGCATCGACACCAGCCGGTTGCTCGTCAGCGCCAACGCGCACGTCATCGCCGACTACAACCGCACGCTCGACAAGGTCACCGAGCGGTTCCTCGGCAGCCGCAAGATCGGCACGACGGGCCGTGGCATCGGCCCCACCTACGCCGACAAGATGAACCGGCTCGGCGTGCGCGTGCAGGACCTGTTCGACGAGAAGATCCTGCGGGCCAAGGTCGAGGGCGCCCTCGAGCTCAAGAACCAGATGCTCACGAAGGTCTACAACCGCCGGGCCGTCAGCGTCGACGAGATCGTCGAGCAGCTGCTCGTCCACGCCGATCGCCTCGCGCCCATGGTCGCCGACACCCCGCTGCTGCTGCACGACGCGCTGCGCCGCGACGAGACCGTGCTGCTCGAGGCCGGCCAGGCCACGCTGCTCGACGTCGACCACGGCACCTACCCGTTCGTCACGTCGTCGTCGGCCACCACCGGGGGCGCCTGCACCGGTTCGGGCATCGCCCCGACCGAGATCTCGCGGGTCATCGGCATCGTCAAGGCCTACGCCACCCGCGTCGGCGAGGGACCTTTCCCGACCGAGCTCACCGACGACGTCGACCCCGCGGGTGACGGCGAGAAGCTGCGCACGGCCGGAGGCGAGTTCGGCACCACGACGGGCCGGCCCCGCCGCACCGGCTGGTACGACGCGCCGATCGCCCGCTACGCGGCCCGCATCAACGGCGTCACCGACTTCGTCCTCACCAAGCTCGACGTCCTGACGGGCTGGGAGCAGATCCCCGTGTGCGTCGCGTACGACGTCGACGGCGAGCGGGTCGACGAGATGCCCATGACGCAGACCGGCTTCCACCACGCCAAGCCGATCTACGAGTTCTTCCCGGGCTGGACCGAGGACCTCTCCGCGGCCCGCGAGTTCTCCGACCTCCCGGCCAACGCGCAGTCGTACGTGCGCGAGCTCGAGGCCATCAGCGGTGCGCGCATCTCCGCCGTCGGCGTCGGCCCGGGCCGCGAGGAGACCGTCGTCCTGCACGACCTCCTCTGA
- the purB gene encoding adenylosuccinate lyase, giving the protein MTAPNVLASRYASAELARLWSPEHKIVLERQLWIAVLKAQRDLGIETPDGVVEAYEAVVDQVDLASIAARERITRHDVKARIEEFAALAGTEHIHKGMTSRDLTENVEQLQVKASLELVRRRIVATLARLARLASENAELVMAGRSHNVAAQATTMGKRFATVADELMVSLGRIDSLLERYPLRGIKGPVGTGQDMLDLLGGPGGGSGPGAENGYALLAELEDRVAAHLGFANVLTSVGQVYPRSLDYDVVTALAQTVAAPSNLATTIRLMAGNELVTEGFKPGQVGSSAMPHKMNTRSCERVNGLSVVVRGYVSMIGELAGDQWNEGDVSCSVVRRVALPDAFYATDGLFETFLTVLDEFGVFPAVVHRELDRYLPFLATTKVLMAAVRAGVGREVAHEAIKEHAVTVALEMREQGTAENDLFARLAGDPRLGLTEADLASLVAEPIAFTGAATHQVAGVVARIEQVLQDDPEAAAYAPGAIL; this is encoded by the coding sequence GTGACCGCACCGAACGTCCTCGCCTCGCGCTATGCCTCCGCCGAGCTCGCCCGACTCTGGTCGCCCGAGCACAAGATCGTGCTGGAGCGCCAGCTCTGGATCGCGGTCCTGAAGGCGCAGCGCGACCTCGGCATCGAGACCCCCGACGGCGTCGTCGAGGCCTACGAGGCCGTCGTCGACCAGGTCGACCTCGCCTCGATCGCCGCCCGCGAGCGCATCACGCGCCACGACGTGAAGGCGCGCATCGAGGAGTTCGCCGCGCTGGCCGGCACCGAGCACATCCACAAGGGCATGACCTCGCGCGACCTCACCGAGAACGTCGAGCAGCTGCAGGTCAAGGCCTCGCTCGAGCTCGTGCGCCGGCGCATCGTCGCCACGCTCGCTCGCCTGGCCCGCCTGGCGAGCGAGAACGCCGAGCTCGTCATGGCCGGTCGCAGCCACAACGTCGCGGCACAGGCCACCACGATGGGCAAGCGCTTCGCCACGGTCGCCGACGAGCTGATGGTCTCGCTCGGCCGCATCGACTCGCTCCTGGAGCGGTACCCGCTGCGCGGCATCAAGGGCCCCGTCGGCACGGGCCAGGACATGCTCGACCTCCTGGGTGGGCCCGGCGGGGGTTCCGGGCCCGGGGCGGAGAACGGCTATGCGTTGCTCGCCGAGCTCGAGGACCGCGTCGCCGCGCACCTCGGCTTCGCGAACGTGCTCACGAGCGTCGGCCAGGTGTACCCGCGCTCGCTCGACTACGACGTCGTCACCGCGCTGGCCCAGACCGTCGCCGCGCCGAGCAACCTGGCCACGACGATCCGCCTGATGGCCGGCAACGAGCTCGTGACCGAGGGGTTCAAGCCGGGCCAGGTCGGCTCCAGCGCGATGCCGCACAAGATGAACACCCGCTCGTGCGAGCGCGTCAACGGGCTCTCGGTCGTCGTCCGCGGCTACGTCTCGATGATCGGCGAGCTCGCCGGCGACCAGTGGAACGAGGGCGACGTGTCGTGCTCGGTCGTGCGGCGCGTGGCCCTGCCGGACGCGTTCTACGCGACCGACGGCCTGTTCGAGACGTTCCTGACGGTGCTCGACGAGTTCGGTGTGTTCCCGGCCGTGGTGCACCGCGAGCTCGACCGCTACCTGCCGTTCCTCGCCACCACCAAGGTGCTGATGGCCGCCGTCCGCGCCGGCGTGGGTCGCGAGGTCGCCCACGAGGCCATCAAGGAGCACGCCGTCACGGTCGCGCTGGAGATGCGCGAGCAGGGAACGGCGGAGAACGACCTCTTCGCGCGCCTGGCCGGCGACCCCCGCCTGGGCCTGACCGAGGCCGATCTGGCGTCGCTCGTCGCCGAGCCCATCGCCTTCACGGGTGCGGCCACGCACCAGGTCGCCGGGGTCGTCGCCCGGATCGAGCAGGTCCTGCAGGACGATCCGGAGGCCGCGGCCTACGCGCCGGGCGCGATCCTCTAG
- a CDS encoding DUF3151 domain-containing protein, with protein sequence MNNLLGEPPETLLPEDPGAARIAAGEPARDVAATVPESTLAWALLAAEALAGGGDVEGYAFARTSYHRSLDLLRRNGWKGFGPVPWAHEPNRGFLRALAVLADGSERLGDADEAHRCREFLRESSPEAYAILVG encoded by the coding sequence ATGAACAACCTGCTGGGCGAACCGCCGGAGACCCTGCTGCCCGAGGACCCCGGTGCCGCTCGGATCGCGGCCGGCGAGCCCGCGCGCGACGTCGCCGCGACGGTGCCCGAGTCGACCCTGGCGTGGGCCCTGCTCGCCGCCGAGGCGCTGGCCGGAGGAGGCGACGTCGAGGGCTACGCCTTCGCCCGCACGTCGTACCACCGCTCGCTCGACCTGCTGCGTCGCAACGGCTGGAAGGGCTTCGGCCCGGTGCCGTGGGCGCACGAGCCCAACCGCGGCTTCCTGCGGGCGCTGGCGGTCCTGGCCGACGGCTCGGAGCGACTCGGCGACGCCGACGAGGCCCATCGCTGCCGCGAGTTCCTGCGGGAGTCGAGCCCGGAGGCGTACGCGATCCTGGTGGGCTGA
- a CDS encoding SDR family NAD(P)-dependent oxidoreductase, translating to MPTLAIIGAGSNLGAAVARRFAQEGFSVGLVSRNVSRTRQLAEALQAEGIEARAYSADVRRPASLRDALDAVSADLGPVDVLQYSPLPAKEYLRPVLETTVEDLQPALEFSILGPLAAIHHVTQHMRFLGRGTVLLVNGGSAVRPVAKFAGTSVAFAGESALGQMLHEALAPDDIHVGQLIIPGSIEPGHPRKDPEVLAELLWTMHRDHGDFRVFAQDLDAE from the coding sequence ATGCCGACCCTCGCGATCATCGGTGCCGGATCCAATCTCGGAGCCGCCGTGGCCCGACGGTTTGCGCAGGAGGGCTTCTCGGTCGGGCTGGTCTCGCGCAACGTGTCCCGCACCCGCCAGCTGGCGGAGGCGCTGCAGGCCGAGGGCATCGAGGCCCGGGCGTACAGCGCCGACGTGCGCCGCCCCGCCTCCCTCCGCGACGCGCTCGACGCCGTCTCGGCCGACCTCGGGCCGGTCGACGTGCTGCAGTACAGCCCGCTGCCGGCCAAGGAGTACTTGCGCCCGGTGCTCGAGACCACGGTGGAGGACCTCCAGCCCGCGCTCGAGTTCTCGATCCTCGGCCCGCTCGCCGCGATCCACCACGTGACCCAGCACATGCGATTCCTCGGCCGCGGCACGGTGCTGCTGGTCAACGGCGGAAGTGCCGTGCGGCCGGTCGCCAAGTTCGCCGGCACCTCGGTCGCGTTCGCCGGTGAGTCGGCCCTCGGTCAGATGCTGCACGAGGCGCTGGCCCCGGACGACATCCACGTCGGGCAGCTCATCATCCCGGGGTCGATCGAGCCCGGCCACCCGCGCAAGGACCCCGAGGTCCTGGCCGAGCTCCTCTGGACGATGCACCGCGACCACGGCGACTTCCGCGTCTTCGCGCAGGACCTCGACGCCGAGTGA
- a CDS encoding maltokinase N-terminal cap-like domain-containing protein — protein MGIVHPGSELTPTKQELLAAWLPTQPWWPTGAEVPKVEASFRFDDPAGEVGIETFLLRVGGGIVHVPLTYRSAPWDGGELIGELEHSALGHRWVYLATSDPVYVAETTAVIRDGRGEVAMVGPDGSEVPRRRSTASVRGSGAGSGQLRVALAIAPDEPVPAASGTLTATWPGQPTPVTLALLAED, from the coding sequence ATGGGCATCGTGCATCCCGGGTCCGAGCTGACCCCCACCAAGCAGGAGCTCCTCGCCGCCTGGCTGCCGACGCAGCCGTGGTGGCCGACCGGGGCGGAGGTGCCGAAGGTCGAGGCGAGCTTCAGGTTCGACGACCCCGCGGGCGAGGTGGGGATCGAGACGTTCCTGCTGCGGGTCGGCGGTGGCATCGTGCACGTCCCGCTGACGTACCGCAGCGCGCCGTGGGACGGTGGCGAGCTGATCGGCGAGCTCGAGCACTCGGCGCTCGGGCACCGCTGGGTCTACCTCGCCACGAGCGATCCGGTCTACGTCGCCGAGACGACTGCCGTGATCCGCGACGGGCGCGGCGAGGTCGCGATGGTCGGCCCCGACGGCAGCGAGGTCCCCCGTCGCAGGTCCACGGCCAGCGTGCGCGGCTCCGGCGCCGGGAGCGGCCAGCTCCGCGTCGCGCTCGCCATCGCGCCGGACGAGCCCGTGCCCGCGGCCTCGGGGACGCTCACCGCGACGTGGCCGGGCCAACCCACCCCCGTCACACTCGCGCTGCTCGCCGAGGACTGA
- the purD gene encoding phosphoribosylamine--glycine ligase gives MKTLVIGTGGREHALALALSRDPGVAEVHAAPGNPGIADVATLHEVDPLDGEAVARLATEIGAELVVIGPEAPLVAGVADAVRAAGIDCFGPSAAAAQLEGSKAFAKEVMAAAEVPTAMAHVCTTQEEIEAALDAFGAPHVVKDDALAAGKGVVVTDDRQEALDHAMSCDRVVIEEFLDGPEVSLFAITDGSTVLPLQPAQDFKRALDGDEGPNTGGMGAYTPLPWAPDDLVAEVTRRVLVPTVEEMARRGTPFSGLLYAGLALTGRGVRVIEFNARFGDPETQALLAMLRTPISALLRGAANGTLAQVGLPQWAGGSAVAVVMASAGYPATSSSGDRILGVDAANAIEGVDVIHAGTALDPDGHLVTAGGRVLAVTGVGENLEQARIRAYSGVDAIIIEGGQHRTDIALKAQLGEIAL, from the coding sequence GTGAAGACGCTCGTGATCGGGACCGGTGGCCGTGAGCACGCACTCGCCCTCGCGCTGTCGCGCGACCCCGGGGTGGCGGAGGTCCACGCGGCCCCCGGCAACCCCGGCATCGCCGACGTCGCGACGCTGCACGAGGTCGACCCGCTCGACGGCGAGGCGGTCGCCCGACTCGCCACCGAGATCGGGGCCGAGCTCGTCGTGATCGGTCCGGAGGCCCCCCTCGTCGCGGGAGTGGCCGACGCGGTCCGCGCGGCCGGCATCGACTGCTTCGGGCCCAGCGCCGCCGCGGCTCAGCTCGAGGGGTCGAAGGCGTTCGCCAAGGAGGTCATGGCGGCGGCCGAGGTGCCCACCGCGATGGCGCACGTCTGCACGACCCAGGAGGAGATCGAGGCCGCGCTCGACGCGTTCGGTGCGCCGCACGTCGTCAAGGACGACGCGCTCGCCGCCGGCAAGGGCGTCGTGGTCACCGACGACCGCCAGGAAGCCCTCGACCACGCGATGTCGTGCGACCGGGTCGTGATCGAGGAGTTCCTCGACGGTCCCGAGGTCTCGCTGTTCGCGATCACCGACGGCTCGACCGTGCTCCCGCTCCAGCCGGCCCAGGACTTCAAGCGCGCGCTCGACGGCGACGAAGGCCCCAACACCGGCGGCATGGGCGCGTACACGCCGTTGCCGTGGGCGCCCGACGACCTCGTGGCCGAGGTGACGCGCCGGGTGCTCGTGCCCACCGTCGAGGAGATGGCCCGCCGCGGCACCCCGTTCAGCGGCCTGCTCTACGCGGGCCTCGCCCTGACCGGCCGCGGTGTGCGGGTCATCGAGTTCAACGCCCGCTTCGGCGACCCCGAGACGCAGGCGTTGCTGGCGATGCTCCGCACGCCGATCTCGGCACTGCTGCGCGGAGCCGCCAACGGCACCCTCGCCCAGGTCGGCCTGCCGCAGTGGGCCGGCGGCTCGGCCGTCGCGGTCGTGATGGCCTCGGCCGGCTACCCGGCCACGAGCAGCTCCGGTGACCGCATCCTGGGGGTCGACGCGGCGAACGCGATCGAGGGCGTCGACGTGATCCACGCCGGCACGGCGCTGGACCCCGACGGGCACCTGGTGACCGCCGGCGGCCGCGTGCTGGCCGTGACGGGCGTCGGCGAGAACCTCGAGCAGGCGCGCATCCGGGCGTACTCCGGCGTCGACGCGATCATCATCGAGGGCGGCCAGCACCGCACCGACATCGCGCTCAAGGCCCAGCTCGGCGAGATCGCCCTCTGA
- a CDS encoding AMP-binding protein translates to MPIGRAFTVLAEREPDRPAVTVGDRVVTRAELESLANRLARTWAGDGVGVDDLVTVSLPNGLDFVLACVAAWKLGATPQPLSPRLPEPERSRVLELVAPRLVVDGPVRLGTTDDAALPDAVAASWKAPTSSGSTGVPKLLRDPNPSTVDPDGVVAPFVPREVVQLVSGPLFHAAPFVYAMRGLMTGHELVVLPRFDAGAVLAAIQRHRVGWAMLVPTTMARIWEHPSRPSTDVSSLHSVMHMAARCPEPLKRAFLAWLGAERVVEVYAGTEAQGLTMIRGDEWLEHPGSVGRPMPGSRFRAVRPDGSPCAPDEMGELLMQRDGGLPGWHGLRDAGWIDDDGYVFVADRLDDAITTGGVTVHPADVEAVVDAHPAVRSSVAVGRPDPARGEAVHVVAESEVDADVLLAWVRDRLDPERRPRTLEVTSESLRDDTGKVRRSRHR, encoded by the coding sequence GTGCCGATCGGGCGGGCGTTCACGGTCCTGGCCGAGCGGGAGCCGGACCGTCCGGCGGTCACGGTCGGCGACCGGGTGGTCACGCGGGCCGAGCTGGAGTCGCTCGCCAACCGTCTCGCCCGCACCTGGGCCGGCGACGGGGTGGGGGTCGACGACCTGGTGACGGTGAGCCTGCCGAACGGTCTGGACTTCGTCCTCGCCTGCGTCGCGGCATGGAAGCTCGGCGCGACGCCGCAGCCGCTGTCGCCCCGGCTGCCGGAGCCCGAGCGGTCCCGGGTGCTCGAGCTCGTGGCGCCCCGGCTCGTCGTCGACGGGCCGGTGCGGCTCGGCACGACCGATGACGCGGCGCTGCCCGACGCGGTGGCCGCGTCGTGGAAGGCGCCGACCTCCAGCGGCAGCACGGGCGTGCCGAAGCTGCTGCGCGACCCGAACCCGTCGACCGTCGACCCGGACGGCGTGGTCGCGCCGTTCGTGCCTCGGGAGGTCGTGCAGCTCGTGTCGGGACCGCTGTTCCACGCAGCGCCGTTCGTCTACGCGATGCGTGGGCTCATGACGGGCCACGAGCTCGTGGTGCTGCCGCGGTTCGACGCCGGAGCGGTGCTCGCGGCGATCCAGCGGCACCGCGTGGGGTGGGCGATGCTCGTGCCGACCACGATGGCCCGTATCTGGGAGCACCCCTCCCGACCGTCGACCGACGTGTCGTCGCTGCACTCCGTGATGCACATGGCGGCGCGGTGCCCCGAACCCCTCAAGCGCGCGTTCCTCGCCTGGCTCGGCGCGGAGCGGGTCGTCGAGGTCTACGCCGGCACCGAGGCGCAGGGGCTCACGATGATCCGCGGCGACGAGTGGCTCGAGCACCCGGGCTCGGTCGGGCGGCCGATGCCCGGCTCCCGCTTCCGCGCCGTGCGGCCGGACGGTTCCCCGTGCGCTCCCGACGAGATGGGCGAGCTGCTCATGCAGCGCGACGGCGGCCTGCCCGGGTGGCACGGACTCCGGGACGCGGGGTGGATCGACGACGACGGATACGTGTTCGTGGCCGACCGGCTCGACGACGCGATCACCACGGGCGGGGTCACGGTGCACCCGGCCGACGTGGAGGCCGTCGTCGACGCCCACCCGGCGGTGCGGTCGTCGGTCGCGGTCGGGCGACCCGACCCGGCCCGGGGGGAGGCGGTCCACGTCGTCGCGGAGTCCGAGGTGGACGCGGACGTGCTGCTCGCCTGGGTGCGCGACCGTCTGGACCCCGAGAGGCGACCCCGCACCCTCGAGGTCACCTCCGAATCTCTCCGTGACGACACCGGCAAGGTCCGTCGCTCCCGCCACCGCTGA
- a CDS encoding MSMEG_0565 family glycosyltransferase, with amino-acid sequence MTALRLALLTYSSKPRGGVVHTLALAEALAALGHDVHVWTLARGGDASFFRPVDRAVTVHVVPFPSVDGEEVGERIQRSIATLGEAFARDRSGYDVVHAQDCITANAAMSAGVPCVRTIHHLDTFTTPELAACHERAVVDPAARICVSEAVAAEVRQGWGLAPTVIPNGVDAAWFEAGAEDQVGRARWADKLGPYVLALGGIEPRKGSIDLLEAYAMLRRRVPELRLVFAGGETLFDYRDYRREFERRAGQLAVDHEVLGVVDHADLPSLVAQAQALAFVSTKEGFGLAAMEALAAGVPVVARDLPVLREVFGSAVAYAGSPLGIAAALATAVTSPAAPEAGRELARSYTWERAARSHAAFYEAHLAGRLPPR; translated from the coding sequence ATGACGGCCCTGCGACTCGCGCTGCTGACGTACTCGTCGAAGCCTCGCGGCGGTGTCGTCCACACGCTCGCACTGGCCGAGGCGCTCGCGGCACTGGGCCACGACGTCCACGTGTGGACCCTGGCGCGGGGCGGTGACGCGAGCTTCTTCCGCCCGGTCGATCGTGCCGTGACGGTCCACGTCGTGCCCTTCCCGTCGGTCGACGGGGAGGAGGTCGGCGAGCGGATCCAGCGGTCCATCGCCACGCTCGGTGAGGCGTTCGCCCGGGATCGATCGGGCTACGACGTCGTGCACGCCCAGGACTGCATCACGGCCAACGCGGCCATGTCCGCGGGCGTGCCGTGCGTCAGGACGATCCACCACCTCGACACCTTCACGACCCCCGAGCTCGCGGCCTGCCACGAACGGGCGGTGGTCGACCCGGCAGCTCGCATCTGCGTGTCCGAGGCCGTGGCAGCCGAGGTGCGTCAGGGGTGGGGCCTGGCACCGACCGTGATCCCGAACGGGGTCGACGCGGCGTGGTTCGAGGCGGGCGCCGAGGACCAGGTCGGCCGCGCGCGGTGGGCCGACAAGCTCGGCCCGTACGTCCTGGCGCTGGGCGGCATCGAGCCGCGCAAGGGCAGCATCGACCTGCTGGAGGCCTACGCGATGCTGCGGCGCCGGGTGCCGGAGCTGCGCCTGGTGTTCGCCGGTGGGGAGACCCTGTTCGACTACCGCGACTACCGGCGGGAGTTCGAGCGGCGGGCCGGCCAGCTGGCGGTCGACCACGAGGTGCTCGGCGTCGTCGACCACGCCGACCTGCCGTCGCTCGTGGCGCAGGCGCAGGCGCTGGCGTTCGTGTCGACCAAGGAGGGCTTCGGGCTCGCCGCGATGGAGGCGCTGGCGGCAGGCGTGCCGGTCGTGGCGCGCGACCTGCCGGTGCTGCGCGAGGTGTTCGGCTCCGCCGTCGCCTACGCCGGCTCGCCGCTGGGGATCGCGGCGGCCCTCGCGACCGCCGTGACGTCGCCGGCCGCGCCGGAGGCCGGTCGTGAGCTCGCGCGCAGCTACACGTGGGAGCGAGCCGCGCGGTCGCACGCCGCGTTCTACGAGGCCCACCTCGCCGGACGCCTCCCGCCGCGATGA